The sequence ACCGAGATGCCTGGTTCGTGGGATATTCATCAGACCTCGTCATCGGCGTCTGGGTGGGTTTCGACGACGAACGTCCTGTCGGTCTCACTGGCGCGCAGGCGGCGCTGCCGATCTGGATCGACATCGCCAGACGGGTGATCCCTTCACGGACTCCGACGTTCGTCATGCCGACCGGAGTCGTCACACGTACTGTCGATCCGAAGACCGGTCAACTCGCCACCTCCCAATGTCCGGAACAGGTGTCGGAGGTCTTCGTCGAAGGGACGGAACCCACTGTGTATTGCGAAGTCCACGGCGGTGGGATCTGGGAACGATTCCGGCGGACTTTTGGATTCTCCTAGGTCTTTTTTTCACGGATGGTGTAAGCTGTCATCAAGTTGAACGGACAAGGGAGTCATGCATGAAGAAACCCGGCTTCACTGGCGACGACAATATCACGCTCTTGGCGAAAGGCGTCGAGCTGAAGGGGGAGATTCGCGTCGAGGGCACGGTCCGGATCGACGGGTTTCTGGAAGGCAACATCCAAACCAAGGGGCAGGTCATCGTCGGCGAAGACGGGCTCGTCCAAGGCACGATTTCGGCTGGGACCATCATCAGTAGCGGCCGCATCAAGGCGACCGTTACGGCCATCGAGCGGATTCAGCTGCTCAAGACCGCGACCCTAATCGGAGAGGTGCATACCCCGATTCTGATGATGGAAGAAGGGGCTAAGCTCCAGGGGACAACTGACATGGGAGTTGCGGCCTGGCCGGAGGAACTCCCCAAGTTACCGGGGACGGTCCGCAGTCTCTCGGCACGACGGACGAAGCAGGTCGTTGCGATCGACCACGAGCCGCGCAGCTAGTCGCATCGTAGAAGACTCGTCTCTCCACCCGTTCTCCATTCCACTTTTCCTTCATCCAATGCCCGATCAATCGACGGTGTCGATTATTTCTCGTCCAGTGGGATGGTAATCGCGATTCCACCCATCACGTCATTGAGCTTGAAATCTCTCTTCGGACTGAGCGGGTGGGTGTTATGACAGGTCACGCAGGCGACGGCCACGGCTCGGTCCGGGTAGATTGCCTGGTAGTAACGTTTTTGTCCGCTGGTGACGATACCTGCGACCGGACGATCCGGCTGACGAGCGAGGGTCTGTAGAGCCTTCCGCTCGAATTCCGTGGCTGGCCCGTTTCGCTGATAGATGGGGGAAAGGCCGATGAGGCGGAATCGAATGCCGGTGCCTCCTTCGGCGACAGCCCTGCCTGATTGCTGGAGAAACTGTGCGGGCAGTGGAAGGGCATTATCCTGTTCCCAATGTTCTGCTGCGATGACGATATGTTTTTCTTGCATCCGATTCACGATTTGGCTGGTATAGATCGTCCGATCCGCCTGAATGACGGCATGTACGTAGGCCGCTACCTTTTCGGCGTGGATGGCGGCTGCGGGGGCCTCACTCTTCGCATCAAGCGACGCGGCGGAGGTTGCTGATGCTAAGAGGAAGAGGATGGATGCGGTGCTGATTGAACGCCCGACGCGGTCCATGTTGCCTCCTCTGGCCCCAAGGATGAATGGATCACCGGCAAGCTGATCGTGCAGCATACCCCCCCACGATCCAGATTCTCAACGCGGATGTCGCCGCCGAACTTTCGGATGATCCGTCGAGCGACTGTCAGTCCCAATCCTGAGCCTTCCCCTTGTCCTTTCATGGTGAAAAACGGATCGAACACCTTTGAAAGGTGCTCGGACGGAATCCCACGCCCAGAATCCTCAATCGTGATGATTACGGCCTTATTGTCAGCACTGGTCGCGACGCGAAGCGTCCCAGGACCCGGCATCGCCTGAACGGCGTTCGTCAGGATGTTCATAAACGCTTGGCGGAGTTGCTCAGGGCTTGCTGAAACTCGGGTTCGACATGCGTAGTTCTTGTGAATCTCCAAGCGACTGAGATCCTGCGTCGTCTGCAATGCCGTCAGTGCCTGATCGAGCTCCAGGTGAATATCGACAGGAGTAAGCCGAGTCCCCGTATCGCGCGTAGCCACGCCGGTAAAGTCTCGGATGATCGCCGCCATGCGTCGTCCGTGCTGGACAATGTCGCGGGCATGAGCCTTGACGTGATCGAGGTTG is a genomic window of Nitrospiraceae bacterium containing:
- a CDS encoding DUF3365 domain-containing protein, yielding MDRVGRSISTASILFLLASATSAASLDAKSEAPAAAIHAEKVAAYVHAVIQADRTIYTSQIVNRMQEKHIVIAAEHWEQDNALPLPAQFLQQSGRAVAEGGTGIRFRLIGLSPIYQRNGPATEFERKALQTLARQPDRPVAGIVTSGQKRYYQAIYPDRAVAVACVTCHNTHPLSPKRDFKLNDVMGGIAITIPLDEK
- a CDS encoding polymer-forming cytoskeletal protein codes for the protein MKKPGFTGDDNITLLAKGVELKGEIRVEGTVRIDGFLEGNIQTKGQVIVGEDGLVQGTISAGTIISSGRIKATVTAIERIQLLKTATLIGEVHTPILMMEEGAKLQGTTDMGVAAWPEELPKLPGTVRSLSARRTKQVVAIDHEPRS